The following are encoded in a window of Ignavibacteriales bacterium genomic DNA:
- the nusB gene encoding transcription antitermination factor NusB has product MSLRRRVVRERVLQALYAYELSHEPIQFIIENIVADLEKQPESFAFAKQLILKVIECNNELDDLIRQRIEHWEFSRLAIIDRIVLRMSICELLYFDDIPPKVTINEAIEIARDFSTEKSDKFVNGVLDSILDDLKKDGRIKKSGRGLVNTGANKQSKQR; this is encoded by the coding sequence ATGTCCCTCCGACGACGAGTAGTACGAGAACGGGTTTTGCAGGCGCTGTATGCGTACGAACTCTCTCATGAACCTATCCAGTTTATCATCGAGAACATTGTCGCTGATTTGGAGAAACAGCCGGAATCGTTTGCCTTCGCAAAGCAGCTAATCCTCAAGGTTATTGAATGCAATAATGAGTTAGATGATTTAATCCGCCAGCGGATAGAACATTGGGAATTTAGCCGTCTCGCTATTATCGATAGGATTGTGCTGCGAATGAGTATTTGCGAATTATTGTACTTTGATGACATCCCGCCGAAAGTCACTATCAACGAAGCCATAGAAATTGCGCGTGATTTCAGCACCGAGAAAAGTGATAAATTTGTTAACGGCGTGCTCGACTCAATTCTCGATGATCTGAAAAAAGATGGCCGTATAAAGAAATCAGGACGAGGATTAGTGAACACTGGAGCGAACAAACAATCCAAACAAAGATGA
- a CDS encoding MFS transporter, which produces MSSTLQPPSLHTATRWQIFSWALFDFAHTAFYVLILTVGYPLYFKEIVAQGSHQGDFLWGSAFSISMFIVALFSPVLGAVADYGAGKKRFLGIFTAICVLATSSLFFVHAGMIFFGMALLVVSNIGFEAGLVFYDAFLPEITTARSYGRVSGYGFALGYVGSLVSLAVVFPLYAGGFGIDNLFNIRLSFLIAAAFFFVFSLPLFFFLPDKQRTGSLKLDFIKIGFARLRTTYQQFPRYRNIARFLISYFIYIDGVNTIIVFSSIFARETLKMDISEIVVYFAMVQTSAIVGSILFGILADHTTHKRTLSITLFLWLTIVVIVFFIQDKWMFYGLGVLAGLALGSSQSISRGMMSIITPQEKKTEFFGFYSFFGKASAILGPVVFGFVSSYLNQRFAILSIGFFLLTGLVLLQRVEERAIESSSITS; this is translated from the coding sequence ATGAGCAGCACTCTTCAACCTCCATCTTTGCATACGGCAACACGTTGGCAAATCTTTTCATGGGCGCTCTTCGATTTTGCGCACACTGCATTTTACGTTCTCATTCTTACCGTTGGGTATCCGCTCTACTTCAAAGAAATAGTTGCGCAAGGCAGCCATCAAGGAGATTTTTTGTGGGGTTCTGCGTTTAGTATTTCTATGTTCATAGTGGCTCTCTTCTCCCCCGTACTTGGCGCGGTCGCCGATTATGGCGCAGGCAAGAAGCGATTCCTTGGGATTTTCACGGCAATATGCGTTCTTGCAACCTCGAGTCTATTCTTCGTGCACGCCGGAATGATCTTCTTCGGGATGGCGCTTCTCGTAGTTTCGAATATCGGATTCGAAGCAGGACTTGTATTCTATGATGCGTTTCTTCCGGAGATAACAACGGCTCGAAGTTATGGCCGTGTCTCGGGTTATGGATTCGCCCTCGGATATGTCGGATCGCTCGTTTCGCTTGCGGTGGTGTTTCCATTGTACGCAGGTGGATTCGGTATAGACAATCTCTTCAACATTCGATTAAGCTTTCTTATAGCCGCTGCTTTCTTTTTCGTATTCTCCCTGCCCCTATTTTTCTTTCTCCCAGATAAACAGCGAACCGGAAGCTTAAAGTTGGACTTTATTAAAATTGGTTTTGCCCGGCTCCGAACCACCTATCAGCAATTTCCGCGGTACCGCAACATCGCACGCTTTCTGATTTCTTATTTTATTTATATCGATGGTGTCAATACGATCATCGTCTTTTCTTCCATTTTTGCACGCGAAACACTCAAGATGGATATAAGCGAAATTGTCGTGTACTTTGCCATGGTGCAGACTTCTGCCATTGTTGGTTCTATTCTATTTGGCATCTTGGCAGACCATACTACCCATAAACGGACGCTCAGCATCACTTTGTTTCTATGGCTGACTATTGTAGTCATTGTTTTTTTTATTCAAGATAAATGGATGTTCTACGGGCTTGGCGTGCTTGCCGGATTAGCTCTCGGTTCCTCTCAATCAATCAGCAGAGGCATGATGTCTATTATCACTCCGCAAGAAAAGAAAACAGAATTTTTTGGATTTTATTCGTTCTTCGGAAAAGCATCTGCGATACTTGGACCGGTCGTTTTTGGATTTGTTTCGTCGTATCTCAATCAACGGTTTGCCATTCTCTCTATTGGATTCTTTCTTCTCACCGGCCTCGTTCTGTTACAGCGCGTAGAAGAGAGGGCTATAGAGAGTTCTTCTATAACCTCTTAA
- a CDS encoding substrate-binding domain-containing protein, with protein MRLLCVVCIMTVILGCHTEEKETTTKGNLHIFIPESIAPVMIDEVNEFLNLYQANGAYITDTIVSAETAARHFVMDTARIAFLPRSLTQTEKEQVKIISASLNEVIVAYDGIVAVVHPKNTVVEMTTTEIQKILSGKITRWEQLAKPMKGTIKIYCQDSSDASEYLKQRLLKQAGISAIFTRTSSDIQTLRSVEKDPYAIGFAALVWIDSVKSDAKILSLGRTSEDTDTAFTTPAEALRKFFSPHPANIYRNYYPLKRAIYMYTRGPVTLATGFGTYVATSEGQKLFLKRGLLPGTQKIKLRSSQPE; from the coding sequence ATGCGCTTACTCTGCGTTGTTTGTATCATGACTGTCATTTTGGGCTGTCATACTGAAGAAAAGGAAACTACAACGAAAGGCAACCTGCATATCTTCATTCCGGAATCTATCGCTCCGGTCATGATTGACGAAGTGAATGAATTCCTGAACCTCTATCAAGCAAACGGCGCATATATAACGGATACTATCGTATCCGCTGAAACAGCCGCACGCCACTTCGTGATGGACACTGCACGCATTGCTTTTCTTCCCCGTTCATTGACACAGACTGAAAAAGAACAAGTAAAAATAATCTCTGCCAGCCTCAACGAAGTCATTGTTGCGTATGATGGTATTGTTGCTGTTGTGCATCCAAAGAATACTGTCGTTGAAATGACGACAACGGAAATTCAAAAAATATTATCGGGAAAGATTACGCGGTGGGAACAACTTGCGAAACCGATGAAAGGCACCATTAAAATTTACTGCCAGGATTCATCGGATGCATCAGAATATCTTAAGCAACGCTTATTAAAGCAAGCTGGCATCTCGGCAATATTCACGCGCACAAGTTCTGATATTCAGACACTTCGATCGGTAGAAAAAGATCCGTATGCAATCGGTTTTGCAGCATTAGTGTGGATTGATTCGGTAAAGTCAGATGCTAAAATTCTCAGCCTCGGCAGAACAAGTGAAGACACTGATACAGCGTTTACAACTCCAGCCGAAGCACTTCGAAAATTCTTTTCACCTCATCCAGCAAATATTTATAGAAATTATTATCCACTTAAGCGGGCAATTTATATGTACACGAGGGGGCCGGTCACTTTGGCGACGGGCTTTGGCACTTACGTTGCTACATCAGAAGGACAAAAGCTATTTCTCAAACGCGGACTTCTCCCCGGTACACAAAAGATTAAGTTACGATCTAGTCAACCTGAGTAG